The sequence below is a genomic window from Syntrophorhabdaceae bacterium.
AAGGCAAGTCCAGGATGGCGGAAGATCTGAAATCCCTCTCCCTGCAGGAATTGCAGGCAAAGCTGGGATCGTCGCCGGCCGGTCTGACCCAGGCTGAGGCGCAGAAACGGCTGACCCAATATGGGCCTAACGAGATTGAAGAAAAGAAAACCAATCCGCTTATCAAGTTTCTCGGCTATTTTTGGGGTCCCATCCCCTGGATGATCGAAGCGGCTGTGATTCTATCGGCCGTGGTCCGTCACTGGCCGGATTTTTTCATCATCCTTGTTCTCCTTCTGGCCAATGCTATCGTTGGGTTCTGGGAGGAGTACCAGGCGGGCAACGCCATTGATGCCCTTAAAGCCAGGCTCGCGATCCAGGCCCGTGTCCGTCGTGACGGGAAATGGACCACAGCGCAGGCTCGTGAGCTGGTACCGGGCGACGTCATCCGCGTGCGTCTCGGCGACATTGTGCCGGCAGACGCGTGCTTGTTTGAAGGGGACCCCGTGGAAGTGGACCAGTCCGCGTTGACGGGCGAATCCCTGCCCGTCACCCGCAAAGAAGGCGAGACGGTCTATGCGGGTTCGATCATCCGCCAGGGAGAAATCGACGCGCTGGTCTACGGTACAGCCCAGAACACGTACTTCGGCAAGACCGCGCAGTTGGTGCAGGAGGCACACACCGTCAGCCACTTCCAGCGCGCTGTGCTGAAGATCGGCGACTACCTGATCATACTGGCCGTGGTTCTGGTCGTATTGATTCTGGCCGTCGCGCTCTTCCGCGGCGACAGGATGGCGACCACTCTGCAGTTCGCGTTGGTGCTGACCGTGGCCGCGATCCCGGTCGCGATGCCCACGGTCCTGTCGGTCACGATGGCTGTGGGCGCGCGGCTCCTGGCGGCAAAACAGGCTATTGTCAGCCGTCTGGTAGCAATCGAGGAGATGGCAGGCATGGATATGCTCTGCTCGGATAAGACAGGAACCTTGACGCAGAACAAGCTGACCCTGGGCGATCCGTTCAGCATGGAGGGCATTACCGCGGACCAGGTGATCCTGAGCGCAGCGCTGGCTTCGCGCGCCGAAAACCAGGACACCATCGATCTGGCCATACTAAGCGGCCTGAAGGATGATCTGGCGCTCAAGGCTCACACGGTCGTCCATTTTCAGCCCTTCGACCCGGTGCACAAGCGTACCGAGGCCACTGTTAAAACGGCGGACGGGAAGACATTCAGTGTAACGAAGGGCGCACCACAGGTGATTCTGGAATTGGCAGCCAATGCTGCAGAGGTAAAGCCCGCAGTGGATAAAGCCGTCAACGCATTCGCTGCGCGCGGCTTCCGTTCGCTGGGTGTGGCGCGGACAGACGCAAACGGCCAGTGGCAATTCCTTGGGGTCCTGCCGCTTTTCGATCCGCCTCGCGAGGATTCCAAGGCGACGATCACGACCGCGCGGCAGATGGGCGTGAGCGTGAAGATGGTCACCGGTGATCAACTCGCCATCGGCAAAGAAATCGCCGGGCAACTGGGGCTGGGAACGGACATACTCGATGCCAGCGGCTTCGGCGACACGCGTCATCATGAGACGGCACAGTTGTCAGAGTCCATTGAAAGGGCCGATGGTTTTGCCCAGGTATTTCCCGAACACAAGTTTCACATTGTAGACGTCCTGCAGCGCCGCGGCCACATCGTCGGCATGACCGGGGACGGGGTGAACGATGCGCCGGCGTTGAAAAAAGCCGATTGCGGCATTGCGGTATCGGGGGCAACGGACGCAGCACGCGCGGCCGCGGACATTGTGCTGCTGACGCCCGGCCTGTCGGTGATCATCGATGCGATCAAGGAGAGCCGCAAGATCTTCCAGCGGATGACGAGCTACGCGGTTTATCGCATCGCCGAAACGATTCGCGTGCTGCTTTTAATGACGACATCAATCCTCGTATTTAATTTCTATCCGGTGACGGCGGTCATGATCGTTCTGCTGGCCCTGCTCAATGACGGCGCGATCCTGTCCATCGCCTACGATAAGGTTCGCTACTCCGACGAACCGGAGGTCTGGAACATGCCGGTGGTGCTGGGGATCGCGTCGGTGCTGGGTGTGACCGGCGTGATAGCGTCATT
It includes:
- a CDS encoding plasma-membrane proton-efflux P-type ATPase, which encodes METKEGKSRMAEDLKSLSLQELQAKLGSSPAGLTQAEAQKRLTQYGPNEIEEKKTNPLIKFLGYFWGPIPWMIEAAVILSAVVRHWPDFFIILVLLLANAIVGFWEEYQAGNAIDALKARLAIQARVRRDGKWTTAQARELVPGDVIRVRLGDIVPADACLFEGDPVEVDQSALTGESLPVTRKEGETVYAGSIIRQGEIDALVYGTAQNTYFGKTAQLVQEAHTVSHFQRAVLKIGDYLIILAVVLVVLILAVALFRGDRMATTLQFALVLTVAAIPVAMPTVLSVTMAVGARLLAAKQAIVSRLVAIEEMAGMDMLCSDKTGTLTQNKLTLGDPFSMEGITADQVILSAALASRAENQDTIDLAILSGLKDDLALKAHTVVHFQPFDPVHKRTEATVKTADGKTFSVTKGAPQVILELAANAAEVKPAVDKAVNAFAARGFRSLGVARTDANGQWQFLGVLPLFDPPREDSKATITTARQMGVSVKMVTGDQLAIGKEIAGQLGLGTDILDASGFGDTRHHETAQLSESIERADGFAQVFPEHKFHIVDVLQRRGHIVGMTGDGVNDAPALKKADCGIAVSGATDAARAAADIVLLTPGLSVIIDAIKESRKIFQRMTSYAVYRIAETIRVLLLMTTSILVFNFYPVTAVMIVLLALLNDGAILSIAYDKVRYSDEPEVWNMPVVLGIASVLGVTGVIASFGLFYLGERVFHLSRDVIQTLMYLKLSVAGHLTIFVTRTRGPFWSIRPAPILLAAVVGTQVVATLISVYGLLMPPIGWGWALAVWGYALAWFLVNDRVKLVAYRILDPHRPLLSVKRRK